The following coding sequences are from one Psychrobacter sp. AH5 window:
- a CDS encoding acyl-CoA dehydrogenase family protein — protein sequence MTIACFKPSWMDEEIEMLHASALKVFRAWEQHDQKWRDNGMLDRDAWLEAGEMGFLCASMPEEYGGAGGDFRHEAALIYAQSEANQAGFGGFLHSGIVAPYILHHGTEEQKQKWLPKMATGELIGAIAMTEPGTGSDLQNIKTFAVKDGDDYIINGSKTFITNGQLGNLIIVACKTNREQGAKGVSLIVVETDNAPGFERGKKLKKLGMASQDTSELFFSNMRVPQANLLGTVEGIGFAQLMQELPQERLIVALAGVGAMKLALDLTIDYTKERTAFGKPVWSFQNTRFKLAECNSHYIASSALCDAAIESLLKKELSVQHAALIKYWVTEKQCIVMDECVQLFGGYGYMMEYPIARLYADARVQKIYGGTNEIMKELASRFM from the coding sequence ATGACTATCGCCTGTTTTAAACCTAGCTGGATGGACGAAGAGATTGAGATGCTACACGCCAGTGCGCTAAAAGTATTTAGAGCTTGGGAGCAGCATGATCAAAAATGGCGCGATAACGGTATGCTGGATCGCGACGCATGGTTAGAAGCTGGCGAGATGGGTTTTTTGTGCGCCTCGATGCCGGAAGAGTATGGCGGTGCAGGCGGTGACTTTCGTCATGAAGCGGCGCTGATTTATGCGCAGTCAGAAGCCAATCAAGCCGGTTTTGGTGGCTTTTTACATTCAGGAATTGTTGCCCCTTATATTTTGCATCATGGTACCGAAGAGCAAAAGCAAAAATGGCTACCGAAGATGGCGACCGGCGAGCTGATTGGCGCCATCGCGATGACTGAGCCGGGCACCGGCTCCGACTTACAAAATATCAAAACCTTTGCGGTCAAAGACGGCGATGATTATATTATCAATGGCTCAAAGACCTTTATCACCAATGGGCAGTTGGGCAATCTGATAATCGTCGCCTGCAAAACCAATAGAGAGCAAGGAGCGAAAGGCGTCTCCTTAATCGTGGTAGAAACCGACAATGCGCCCGGATTTGAGCGGGGCAAAAAACTCAAAAAACTCGGTATGGCTTCACAAGATACCTCGGAGCTGTTTTTTAGTAATATGCGGGTGCCGCAAGCCAATCTGCTGGGTACTGTAGAGGGTATAGGCTTTGCTCAGCTGATGCAGGAGTTGCCGCAGGAGCGCTTGATAGTGGCACTGGCAGGGGTTGGCGCTATGAAGTTAGCGTTAGATTTGACCATTGATTATACCAAAGAGCGCACCGCTTTTGGCAAGCCAGTCTGGAGCTTTCAAAATACGCGCTTCAAATTAGCCGAGTGCAACAGTCACTATATCGCCTCAAGCGCGCTATGTGATGCCGCTATCGAGTCGCTACTAAAAAAGGAGCTTAGCGTGCAGCATGCTGCTTTAATCAAATATTGGGTGACCGAAAAGCAGTGTATCGTTATGGATGAGTGCGTGCAACTATTTGGCGGCTACGGTTATATGATGGAGTATCCTATCGCGCGCCTCTACGCTGATGCCCGAGTACAAAAGATCTATGGCGGTACTAACGAGATTATGAAAGAGCTGGCGTCACGATTTATGTAA
- a CDS encoding tRNA nucleotidyltransferase, producing the protein MQVYLVGGAVRDELLGRPSKDKDFVVVGASIEQMLAAGFQQVGADFPVFLHPISHEEYALARTERKQGHGYQGFSVDASSKVTLEEDLQRRDLTINAMAIEVTSLTDDTPITGEIIDYYGGLNDIEHKTLRHVSEAFSEDPLRVLRVARFYSRYYDLGFSIANDTLELMHALVASGELNHLSSERVWQESSRAMMQTAPHVYWQTLFDIKALKDYFAPIHQAWQNTSIKETVQTALYFAAQMQLNLSQRWALLMSSVDNFLFNSTTSANDNLQTVAAEKQTTVIAKLVKVPKAQTQLATLFIQQAQYLAKIDQLSAAQKIDLIQACSAHKTPEKLSQLLVVSQVLKLAKNHRQMMIALGSFHAISMDSIDSSLKGVAIGEALRAARIKHLQTQNNQA; encoded by the coding sequence ATGCAAGTCTATCTAGTCGGCGGTGCGGTACGCGATGAGCTGTTAGGACGGCCTAGCAAGGATAAAGACTTCGTCGTTGTGGGCGCAAGTATTGAACAAATGCTAGCAGCAGGATTTCAGCAAGTGGGGGCTGATTTTCCTGTGTTTTTGCATCCGATCTCACATGAAGAATATGCGCTGGCTCGCACTGAGCGTAAACAAGGTCATGGCTACCAAGGCTTTAGTGTGGATGCCAGCTCAAAGGTCACTCTAGAGGAAGATTTACAGCGCCGCGATTTGACTATCAATGCTATGGCCATTGAAGTGACTAGCCTTACTGATGATACCCCTATCACGGGTGAAATTATTGACTATTATGGTGGCCTTAATGACATCGAGCATAAAACGCTACGTCATGTCTCAGAGGCCTTTAGCGAAGATCCTTTAAGAGTACTGCGAGTGGCACGCTTTTATAGCCGTTATTATGACTTAGGCTTTAGTATCGCTAATGACACCCTTGAGCTGATGCATGCGCTTGTCGCTTCTGGCGAGCTTAATCATTTAAGTAGCGAGCGCGTTTGGCAAGAGTCTAGCCGCGCCATGATGCAAACGGCCCCGCATGTCTATTGGCAAACGCTATTTGATATTAAGGCGTTAAAAGATTATTTTGCGCCTATTCACCAAGCTTGGCAAAACACCTCGATCAAAGAAACAGTACAAACAGCGCTATACTTTGCCGCTCAGATGCAGCTTAACCTCTCACAGCGCTGGGCGCTACTAATGAGTAGTGTTGATAACTTTTTATTTAATTCAACAACCTCTGCGAATGATAATTTGCAGACTGTCGCTGCTGAAAAGCAAACAACCGTCATAGCTAAGCTTGTCAAAGTTCCAAAAGCGCAAACTCAACTTGCTACTTTATTTATCCAGCAAGCGCAGTATTTAGCGAAAATAGATCAACTAAGCGCAGCCCAGAAGATTGATCTTATTCAAGCCTGTAGCGCTCATAAAACCCCTGAGAAACTCTCACAGCTGTTAGTCGTTAGCCAAGTGTTAAAACTAGCGAAGAATCACCGACAAATGATGATTGCGCTAGGCAGCTTTCATGCTATTAGCATGGATAGTATAGATAGTAGTCTAAAAGGTGTAGCTATTGGCGAAGCGCTACGAGCTGCTCGTATTAAGCACCTGCAGACTCAAAACAACCAAGCGTAA
- a CDS encoding TetR/AcrR family transcriptional regulator, giving the protein MKKTRAKSLSSADVGRTNKRPNIKSELPKAAKQTGPSALAPLSEMRPATLDKIEKAVRQLFAGSDASDITMIQIAKAANVSLQTLYKYFGDKQTVLYTIMDLVLGKLAVRMMDHLQGIDSVEDRLRKTLWVCLDFIDTHPDAVMVLSKVSIARFHNIAIYNNKELINAFLSVLEDGQKRGVLVDTVPLPILFDVFMGFISRLGIMHTIRQTDTPLNANFDALFGILWRSMSKPEAIQNLS; this is encoded by the coding sequence ATGAAAAAAACCCGAGCAAAATCACTATCCAGCGCCGATGTTGGCAGAACTAACAAGCGCCCTAACATCAAAAGTGAGCTGCCTAAAGCGGCTAAGCAGACTGGACCCTCCGCCTTAGCACCCTTAAGTGAGATGCGTCCTGCCACTTTGGATAAAATAGAAAAAGCGGTGCGCCAGCTGTTTGCAGGTAGCGATGCTAGTGATATTACTATGATTCAAATTGCCAAAGCGGCAAACGTGTCGCTACAAACGCTTTATAAGTATTTTGGCGATAAGCAAACGGTGCTTTATACCATTATGGATTTGGTACTGGGCAAGTTAGCAGTAAGAATGATGGATCACCTGCAAGGTATTGATAGTGTCGAGGATCGTCTGCGTAAAACGCTATGGGTCTGCTTAGATTTTATCGATACTCATCCTGACGCGGTAATGGTGCTCTCCAAAGTATCGATAGCGCGTTTTCACAATATCGCTATTTATAATAATAAAGAGCTTATTAATGCTTTTTTGAGCGTGCTCGAGGATGGTCAAAAGCGCGGCGTGCTAGTCGATACGGTGCCACTGCCTATCTTATTTGACGTGTTTATGGGGTTTATCAGTCGCTTGGGTATTATGCATACTATTCGTCAGACAGACACCCCGCTCAATGCAAATTTTGATGCTTTATTTGGTATATTGTGGCGCTCCATGTCCAAGCCTGAGGCTATACAAAACTTGTCCTAG
- a CDS encoding acetyl-CoA C-acetyltransferase, with protein sequence MTETAYIYDSIRTPRGKGKKDGALYQASPIWLVRGLLKEMEQRHSLDTSLVDDIVLGCVTPVGEQGSDIARIAAIDAGWHQSVAGVTLSRYCASGLESINLAAAKVMSGMEELVVAGGVESMSRVPMGSDGGAWYMDPRVNDGTGFVPQGVGADTIATLKGFSRSDVDAFATGSHQRAANAWEQGYFDKSVIPVKDLNGMLLLAKDETIRPNTTPETLAGLNPSFAMPGQMGFDSVILDKYTTIEKVNHVHHAGNSSGIVDGAALCLVGSAAAGKKAGLKPRAKITMAAVIGSEPSIMLTGPTPACQKALDKAGMQVSDIDLWEINEAFAAVPMNTADDLGISMDIVNVNGGSIAMGHPLGATGAMLMTTVLDELERRDLKTAMITLCVGGGMGIATIIERV encoded by the coding sequence ATGACTGAGACCGCATACATTTATGACAGTATTCGTACCCCGCGCGGCAAAGGCAAAAAGGACGGCGCTTTGTATCAAGCGTCGCCGATTTGGCTGGTTCGGGGCTTACTCAAAGAGATGGAGCAGCGCCATAGTCTAGACACAAGCTTAGTGGACGACATTGTGCTTGGCTGTGTCACCCCTGTGGGTGAGCAAGGCTCTGATATTGCCCGTATTGCGGCAATCGATGCTGGCTGGCATCAAAGCGTCGCTGGCGTCACGCTCTCTAGATATTGCGCCTCAGGGCTTGAGTCCATCAACCTTGCTGCTGCCAAAGTCATGTCGGGTATGGAGGAGCTAGTCGTCGCAGGCGGCGTTGAGTCTATGAGCCGCGTACCGATGGGCTCAGATGGCGGCGCTTGGTACATGGACCCCCGCGTCAATGACGGTACGGGTTTTGTCCCGCAAGGGGTGGGCGCGGATACCATAGCTACGCTCAAAGGCTTTAGTCGCAGCGACGTCGACGCATTCGCTACCGGCTCGCACCAAAGAGCGGCTAATGCTTGGGAGCAGGGCTATTTTGATAAATCAGTGATACCCGTCAAAGACTTGAACGGCATGCTGCTATTGGCTAAAGATGAGACTATCCGCCCCAATACTACCCCTGAGACGCTAGCAGGTCTCAATCCTTCGTTTGCTATGCCCGGTCAGATGGGTTTTGATAGCGTAATTTTGGATAAATATACCACTATCGAAAAAGTAAACCACGTCCATCACGCGGGCAATTCATCGGGTATCGTCGATGGTGCGGCGCTGTGCTTAGTCGGTAGTGCGGCCGCTGGCAAAAAAGCCGGTCTGAAGCCGCGCGCGAAGATTACTATGGCGGCGGTTATTGGTTCAGAGCCGTCTATTATGCTCACAGGCCCAACCCCTGCCTGCCAAAAAGCTTTAGATAAAGCGGGCATGCAAGTCTCTGATATCGATCTGTGGGAAATCAACGAAGCCTTCGCTGCTGTGCCGATGAATACCGCCGATGACTTAGGTATCTCCATGGATATCGTCAACGTCAATGGCGGCTCTATCGCGATGGGACATCCGCTGGGCGCTACAGGCGCGATGCTGATGACTACCGTGCTCGATGAGCTTGAGCGCCGTGATCTTAAGACTGCGATGATTACTCTATGTGTCGGCGGCGGTATGGGTATTGCCACTATCATTGAGCGCGTATAA
- a CDS encoding NAD-dependent malic enzyme, translating to MSNKRPLYIPFAGPILLETSLLNKGSAFSSEERDSFNLTGLLPHNIETIEEQSLRAYHQLCSFDNDMDKHIYLRNIQDTNETLFHHLIEQHIEEVMPLIYTPTVGQACEKFSQIYRRKRGLFISYPERHKIDDMLQNATKQKVKVIVVTDGERILGLGDQGIGGMGIPIGKLALYTACGGISPAYCLPILLDVGTNNQQLLDDPMYMGWRNPRISGDEYNEFVELFIQAVKRRWPEVLLQFEDFAQENATPLLNKYRDELCCFNDDIQGTAAVSVGTLIAACLNKGEKLSQQNIAFLGAGSAGCGIAEHIVRQMQREGLSEEQARSQVFMVDRYGLFTDSMTELQDFQAPLVQKQANLEHWDHSEPLGLAQVVKQGKITVLFGVSGQKGLFTQELIESLCANTEHPIVLPLSNPTSRVEATPQEVTSWSHGKAIIATGSPFPYTTYEGQTFEVSQCNNSYIFPGIGLGVLAARARGISDNMLMAASQALADISMEYDKAPGAILPPIKVIRQISEKIAYAVARQAVEDKLALPVTAENLQRRLKSNFWLPEYRNYRRTSF from the coding sequence ATGTCAAACAAACGTCCGTTATACATCCCTTTTGCTGGGCCTATATTGTTAGAAACTTCCTTATTAAATAAGGGTAGCGCGTTTTCATCAGAAGAGCGTGATAGCTTTAATTTAACTGGTTTATTACCGCATAATATTGAAACCATTGAAGAGCAGTCCTTGCGCGCTTATCATCAGCTTTGCTCATTTGATAATGATATGGATAAGCATATTTATTTGCGTAATATACAAGATACTAATGAAACGCTATTTCATCATTTAATTGAGCAGCATATTGAAGAAGTTATGCCGCTTATTTATACCCCAACTGTGGGACAAGCTTGTGAAAAGTTTTCGCAAATTTATCGGCGTAAACGTGGTTTATTTATCTCTTATCCTGAGCGTCATAAAATCGATGACATGCTACAAAACGCCACCAAACAAAAAGTAAAAGTGATTGTGGTGACCGACGGTGAACGTATTTTAGGCTTAGGCGATCAAGGTATTGGCGGCATGGGGATACCAATTGGTAAACTAGCTTTATATACCGCTTGTGGTGGTATTAGTCCCGCTTATTGCCTACCGATATTGTTAGATGTTGGCACTAATAATCAACAACTGCTTGATGATCCTATGTATATGGGCTGGAGAAATCCACGTATCTCAGGCGATGAGTACAATGAATTTGTAGAGTTATTTATTCAAGCGGTTAAACGTCGCTGGCCTGAGGTGTTGTTACAATTTGAAGATTTTGCTCAAGAAAACGCCACCCCGTTATTAAATAAATATCGTGATGAGCTGTGCTGTTTCAACGATGACATTCAAGGTACTGCCGCAGTTTCGGTAGGTACTTTGATTGCAGCTTGCTTAAATAAAGGCGAAAAGCTTAGCCAACAAAATATAGCTTTTTTGGGGGCAGGATCGGCGGGCTGCGGTATCGCTGAGCATATTGTTCGTCAAATGCAGCGTGAAGGATTGTCCGAGGAGCAAGCGCGCAGTCAGGTATTTATGGTGGATCGCTATGGCCTCTTCACCGATAGCATGACAGAGCTGCAAGACTTCCAAGCGCCGCTGGTACAAAAACAGGCCAATCTTGAGCACTGGGATCATAGTGAGCCGCTCGGTTTAGCGCAAGTGGTTAAACAGGGCAAAATCACGGTATTATTTGGCGTTAGCGGCCAAAAAGGGCTGTTTACTCAAGAGCTTATCGAATCTTTATGTGCTAATACTGAGCATCCCATCGTTCTGCCATTGTCAAATCCAACCTCTCGTGTTGAAGCTACTCCGCAAGAGGTGACTAGCTGGAGTCATGGTAAAGCAATTATCGCTACCGGTAGTCCCTTTCCTTATACCACTTATGAGGGTCAGACTTTTGAGGTGTCTCAGTGTAATAACAGCTACATCTTTCCAGGTATTGGCCTAGGGGTTTTGGCGGCGCGAGCGAGGGGTATCAGCGACAATATGCTTATGGCCGCAAGCCAAGCGCTGGCCGACATCTCAATGGAATATGATAAAGCGCCCGGTGCTATATTGCCGCCGATCAAGGTCATCAGACAGATCAGTGAAAAGATAGCTTATGCCGTAGCTCGACAAGCGGTTGAAGATAAACTGGCGTTACCTGTCACCGCCGAGAATCTACAACGCCGACTAAAATCCAATTTTTGGTTGCCAGAATATCGTAATTATCGTCGTACTTCTTTTTAG
- a CDS encoding CaiB/BaiF CoA-transferase family protein: MANLAHAIEGMSDCLQGLRVVDLTRNLPGPFATRLLADLGADIIKIEPKGGDPARALGGLFEALNHGKTTQKLDFRDPQGIEAIKAHIAESDVMLDSFRPGVLEGMGLDAQTLHALNPELVIVSITGYGLANDSDNSQIAHDWANKAGHDINFMAMSGVLDQLRTATGEQAIPNIQFADLAGGSDTAVIALLAAVFAAKQTGKGRHVAVSMTHSLYNHMIMPKATGELVKSFSGQSPAPHHDFLGGLLPCYRLYQTADNRYMAVGSLELKFWQGLCEVLKLPEYKDVHWQRGVMPNLPASQEAAKAVADKFASQPLEFWQQVFASADVCVTPVLSLEEAKAHPLFAHQDAHQATSGWQQVR; encoded by the coding sequence ATGGCTAATTTAGCTCACGCAATAGAGGGTATGAGCGACTGCTTACAAGGACTGCGCGTTGTTGATCTGACGCGCAATCTGCCCGGGCCATTTGCGACGCGTCTGCTGGCTGATTTGGGCGCGGATATCATCAAGATTGAGCCAAAAGGCGGTGATCCTGCGCGCGCGTTAGGCGGATTGTTCGAGGCCTTAAATCACGGAAAAACGACTCAAAAACTAGACTTTCGTGATCCTCAAGGTATTGAAGCGATCAAGGCTCATATTGCAGAAAGCGATGTGATGCTCGACAGCTTTCGTCCGGGTGTTCTTGAAGGTATGGGATTGGATGCACAGACCCTGCACGCTCTTAACCCAGAACTGGTTATCGTCTCAATTACTGGCTATGGCCTGGCTAACGATAGTGATAACTCTCAAATCGCTCATGATTGGGCGAATAAAGCCGGTCACGATATCAATTTTATGGCGATGAGCGGCGTGCTTGATCAGCTACGTACTGCAACTGGTGAGCAGGCCATACCTAACATTCAGTTTGCAGATTTGGCTGGCGGTAGTGATACGGCAGTGATTGCCCTGCTAGCTGCGGTATTTGCCGCCAAGCAAACCGGCAAAGGGCGTCATGTTGCAGTCAGTATGACCCATAGCTTGTACAATCATATGATTATGCCAAAAGCCACAGGGGAGCTGGTCAAAAGCTTCTCAGGTCAGAGTCCGGCGCCGCACCATGATTTTTTGGGCGGACTATTGCCTTGCTACCGCTTATACCAAACTGCGGATAATCGCTATATGGCGGTGGGCTCATTAGAGCTAAAGTTTTGGCAAGGATTGTGCGAGGTGCTCAAGCTGCCGGAGTATAAAGACGTGCATTGGCAGCGCGGGGTAATGCCCAACCTGCCTGCCAGTCAAGAGGCAGCCAAAGCGGTCGCTGATAAGTTCGCCAGTCAGCCGCTTGAGTTTTGGCAGCAAGTGTTTGCATCCGCCGACGTTTGCGTGACGCCTGTACTGAGCTTAGAGGAGGCCAAAGCGCATCCGTTATTTGCCCATCAAGACGCGCATCAAGCCACATCTGGATGGCAACAGGTTAGGTAA
- a CDS encoding IS5 family transposase, translating into MARTKLNDEHWHKLFIILRQINVYNKPNLRRTVEGMLYRIRVGCPWRDLPSYFGHWSSIYHQYRYWRKTGKWQKLMKIVTANYDSEWLFIDGSVVKAHQHSTGAASHLDEAIGKSVAGNSSKLHLVVDACGNPIHVELSGGQVHDSKMAKALICSTINNQTKAVIADRGYDSSDIRECIFKHCAQSVIPVKSNSKSSNDTLDWYLYRCRHLVENAFARLKHFRGIATRYDKLKDSFAAAVMLACVFIWLPLI; encoded by the coding sequence ATGGCTCGCACTAAGCTCAACGATGAACATTGGCACAAGCTATTTATTATATTGCGACAAATTAACGTATATAACAAGCCCAATCTAAGACGTACCGTTGAAGGCATGTTGTACCGCATACGAGTAGGCTGTCCATGGCGAGACTTACCTTCTTATTTTGGTCATTGGTCTAGCATATATCATCAATACCGTTACTGGCGTAAAACCGGTAAATGGCAAAAGCTCATGAAGATAGTCACAGCAAACTATGATAGTGAATGGTTATTTATAGACGGTAGCGTGGTTAAAGCTCATCAGCATAGTACAGGCGCAGCCAGTCATCTTGATGAGGCCATTGGTAAAAGCGTTGCAGGTAATAGCAGCAAACTGCACTTAGTGGTCGATGCTTGTGGCAACCCTATACATGTTGAGCTGTCAGGTGGGCAAGTACATGACTCTAAGATGGCAAAGGCGTTGATATGTAGCACCATTAACAACCAGACTAAAGCGGTGATTGCAGACAGGGGCTACGATAGTAGCGATATTAGAGAGTGTATCTTCAAGCACTGTGCTCAGTCAGTCATACCTGTTAAGTCGAACTCTAAAAGCAGTAACGACACACTAGATTGGTATTTGTATCGTTGCCGTCATTTGGTAGAAAACGCTTTTGCTAGATTGAAACATTTTAGGGGCATTGCCACGCGATATGATAAGCTCAAAGATAGCTTTGCAGCGGCGGTAATGCTCGCTTGTGTCTTTATCTGGTTGCCCTTGATTTGA
- a CDS encoding pteridine reductase — protein sequence MNTINHAPVMLVTGSAKRIGAAIIRTAHQQGYRVIIHANSSAQQAQSLADALNNKCPDSARLLIANLTVINTKASLQAFVDDIIAAFGQIDVLVHNASRFYPTPFGDIDDEQWDELFLSNAKAPLLLSQALLPYLQAQQGCIISLLDIHAHDKPFNGYSVYNMAKAAQRTMVQSLALELAPLVRVNGVAPGVNILPETDSDQALDQAQQNRIISSIPMRRIGTPEDIAQSVLYLAKASYITGQIISVDGGRSLTLAGGSY from the coding sequence ATGAATACTATAAACCATGCTCCTGTTATGCTCGTCACGGGCAGCGCTAAACGTATCGGCGCGGCTATTATTCGGACGGCTCATCAGCAAGGCTACCGCGTCATTATTCACGCTAATAGTAGCGCCCAACAAGCGCAGTCACTAGCTGACGCGCTTAATAATAAGTGCCCTGATAGCGCTAGATTATTGATTGCAAATTTGACCGTTATTAATACTAAAGCAAGCTTACAAGCCTTTGTTGATGATATCATCGCCGCTTTTGGGCAGATCGATGTATTAGTACACAATGCATCAAGGTTTTATCCTACGCCATTTGGTGATATCGATGATGAGCAGTGGGATGAGCTGTTTTTGAGTAATGCCAAAGCGCCGCTACTACTAAGTCAGGCGCTGCTGCCCTATCTGCAAGCACAACAAGGCTGCATTATTAGCCTGCTCGACATTCACGCGCATGATAAACCATTTAACGGATACAGCGTCTACAATATGGCAAAAGCTGCGCAGCGCACGATGGTTCAGTCGTTAGCGCTCGAGTTAGCGCCGCTAGTACGTGTCAACGGTGTGGCTCCTGGAGTCAATATCTTGCCTGAAACCGATAGCGACCAAGCGCTTGATCAAGCACAGCAAAATCGTATTATCAGCTCTATACCGATGCGGCGCATAGGTACACCAGAGGATATCGCTCAAAGCGTGCTATATTTGGCAAAAGCCAGCTATATTACCGGTCAGATTATTAGTGTGGATGGTGGCCGTAGTTTAACCTTAGCGGGCGGTAGCTATTAA
- a CDS encoding 3-hydroxyacyl-CoA dehydrogenase NAD-binding domain-containing protein: protein MTTNTDSIDAINTLANFSAERDDDGILTVTIDQSARKMNVIGDGFTDAFAAMTDSFISDESAKGLILTSAKDSFVVGADIDQLAHIETAEQAFELVEDLKGSLRKLETSGKPVVAAMTGTALGGGLELALACHYRIAIDSPKTKLGLPEVKLGLLPGGGGTQRLPRLVGIQKALELMTQGVELRPKAALDIGLIDATATDNDDMLAQAKAWIKANPKAKQPWDTKGFKIPGGNSMHPKVVQVFSIAPAMANQKSHGNYPAITHIMSCVFEGCIVDIDTGLELESRYFAACVLSSESRNMINTLWTQLNSIKKGQSRPQGFERYKTKKVGILGAGMMGAGIACVTAKAGIDVVLLDTDIAGAEKGKAYSTKLLDKAISRKRSTEDKKQALLKRIKPTVSYDDLADCDLVIEAVFENREIKARCTEQSEAVIPESAVYASNTSTLPITGLAEASKRPEQFIGLHFFSPVDKMPLVEIIMGEKTDDETLAKAFDYVLQIGKTPIVVNDSRGFYTSRVFGTYVSEGVAMLGEGVHPRSIEVAGLKTGMPMPPLALQDEVSLSLALHVSEQQQKDMEAEGRTMAMRPSYDILKTLVKEHEREGKKNGKGFYDYPDKGDKHLWPKLTELYPTSSEQPSQQDLVDRLMFIQANESAKCFEENVVRSVADTNIGSIFGWGFAPHQGGTLQFINAMSVEQFVARSRELAKQYGERFEPAKILVEMAANGQEFVDG, encoded by the coding sequence ATGACTACCAACACAGACAGCATTGATGCTATCAACACTCTAGCCAATTTTTCAGCTGAGCGTGATGATGATGGTATCCTCACCGTTACTATCGATCAAAGCGCGCGCAAAATGAACGTCATCGGCGATGGCTTTACCGACGCTTTTGCCGCGATGACAGACAGCTTTATTAGTGACGAGTCGGCTAAAGGCCTCATCCTAACCTCGGCCAAAGACAGCTTTGTGGTTGGCGCGGATATCGATCAACTGGCTCATATCGAAACCGCTGAGCAAGCTTTTGAGTTAGTCGAAGATCTAAAAGGTAGCCTACGTAAACTTGAAACGTCAGGCAAGCCAGTCGTCGCTGCTATGACGGGTACGGCACTCGGCGGCGGGCTTGAGCTGGCATTAGCCTGTCATTACCGCATTGCTATTGATTCGCCAAAGACTAAGCTGGGTCTACCAGAGGTTAAGCTAGGGTTACTGCCCGGCGGCGGCGGTACTCAGCGTTTGCCAAGATTGGTCGGTATCCAAAAAGCGCTTGAGCTGATGACCCAAGGGGTCGAGCTACGGCCTAAAGCGGCTTTGGATATCGGTCTTATCGATGCCACAGCGACTGATAATGACGACATGCTAGCGCAAGCCAAAGCGTGGATCAAAGCCAATCCAAAGGCTAAGCAACCTTGGGACACTAAGGGCTTTAAGATCCCAGGCGGTAACAGCATGCATCCAAAAGTGGTGCAAGTGTTCTCTATCGCGCCGGCTATGGCCAATCAAAAGTCGCACGGCAATTATCCGGCGATTACTCATATCATGTCCTGTGTATTTGAAGGCTGCATCGTCGATATCGATACTGGCCTTGAGCTTGAATCACGCTATTTTGCCGCTTGTGTGTTATCAAGCGAGTCCAGAAATATGATCAATACGCTTTGGACGCAGCTCAATAGCATCAAAAAAGGCCAATCGCGTCCGCAGGGTTTTGAGCGCTACAAAACCAAAAAAGTAGGCATCTTGGGCGCAGGTATGATGGGCGCTGGCATCGCTTGTGTCACGGCCAAAGCCGGTATAGATGTCGTGCTACTCGATACAGATATAGCAGGCGCTGAAAAGGGTAAAGCTTACTCTACCAAGCTTTTGGATAAAGCCATTAGCCGTAAGCGCTCAACTGAGGATAAGAAACAAGCACTACTCAAGCGTATCAAGCCGACCGTCTCTTATGATGATCTAGCAGACTGTGATCTGGTTATCGAAGCGGTGTTCGAAAACCGTGAGATCAAAGCCAGATGTACCGAGCAGTCCGAAGCGGTGATTCCAGAGTCGGCTGTCTATGCGTCTAACACCTCAACCTTACCTATCACCGGCCTGGCAGAGGCGAGCAAGCGTCCAGAGCAATTTATCGGGCTGCATTTTTTCTCACCCGTCGATAAGATGCCACTGGTTGAGATTATCATGGGCGAGAAAACCGATGATGAGACCTTAGCCAAAGCCTTTGATTATGTGCTACAAATCGGTAAAACCCCTATCGTCGTTAACGACAGTCGCGGCTTTTATACCTCACGCGTGTTTGGGACTTATGTCTCTGAAGGCGTCGCCATGTTAGGCGAGGGCGTACATCCGCGTAGTATTGAAGTGGCGGGTCTAAAGACCGGTATGCCGATGCCGCCGCTCGCGCTACAAGATGAGGTGTCATTGAGTCTAGCTCTGCACGTCAGCGAGCAGCAGCAAAAGGATATGGAGGCGGAAGGGAGGACCATGGCGATGCGCCCCTCCTACGATATTTTAAAAACCTTAGTCAAAGAGCATGAGCGCGAAGGTAAAAAGAACGGCAAAGGCTTTTATGACTATCCTGACAAAGGCGATAAGCATCTATGGCCTAAGCTCACCGAGCTTTATCCAACCAGTAGCGAGCAGCCAAGCCAGCAAGATCTAGTGGATCGCTTGATGTTTATTCAGGCCAATGAGTCGGCTAAGTGTTTTGAAGAAAACGTCGTGCGCTCAGTCGCCGATACTAATATCGGCTCTATCTTTGGTTGGGGATTTGCCCCGCATCAAGGCGGCACCTTGCAGTTTATAAACGCTATGAGCGTCGAGCAGTTTGTGGCGCGTAGCCGCGAGCTCGCCAAGCAATATGGCGAGCGTTTTGAGCCGGCTAAGATTTTGGTAGAGATGGCTGCAAATGGTCAGGAGTTTGTGGATGGCTAA